The bacterium (Candidatus Blackallbacteria) CG13_big_fil_rev_8_21_14_2_50_49_14 genomic sequence TGAAAGGGCAGCAGAATTTTGAGATTCATAGGCGTTGACGCTTCTCTTTGGCTTCGTCAATTTTGCCGATCATATACAGGGTGCTTTCAGGGTATTCCTGGAATTCATCCTGCAGAATCCGTTCACAACCATCCAAGGCATCCTGGCGGCTGACCAGTCGGCCTTGCAGGCCGCTGAACTGCTCGGTGCTGAAAAAAGGTTGGGTCAAAAAACGCTCCAAACGTCGTGCACGGGCCACAATATTGCGATCTTCTGCTGAAAGCTGTTCAAGCCCCAGCATGGCAATAATATCTTTCAGTTCGGCATATTGTTCAAGCGTGCGCCGAATCTCCTGCGCCAGACGGTAATGGCGCTCTCCCACGATGGCGGGAGTCACCATTTTGGAGTTGGATTGCAGCGGATCAATGGCGGGATAGAGCCCTTCTCCAGCCTGTTTGCGTGAGAGCACGATCGAGGAAGAGAGGTGAGAGAAGGTGTGTACGGCAGCAGGATCCGTGAAATCGTCAGCCGGTACATAAACCGCTTGAATCGACGTGATGGCTCCCGTATGGGTATTGGCAATCCGTTCCTCTAAACGCGAAAGTTCTGTGCCCATGGTGGGTTGATAGCCCATGCGCGAAGGCATTTGTCCCATGAGGCCTGAAACTTCCATTCCAGCTTGAATAAAGCGAAAAATATTGTCAATCAGCAATAAAACATCACGGTGCTCATCATCACGAAAATACTCTGCCATGGTCAGGGCTGCATGGCCGATTCGAAAACGGCTGCCGGGAGGTTCGTTCATCTGGCCAAAGACCATCACCATATTCGA encodes the following:
- a CDS encoding F0F1 ATP synthase subunit beta, which gives rise to MDKPVPFRSTGNIVAVRGSVVDIHFEGPLPAIYSILQAGHAGQIQIEVQAQSDASHVRGIALTPTQGLARGMPVLNTGRPLQAPIGPEILSRMFDVFGNTIDREAPLLNPQWRSVHQAPPPLSNYSTHSEIFETGIKVIDVLVPLERGGKTGLFGGAGVGKTVLLTEMIHNMIGNHQGVSIFCGIGERCREGEELYREMKAAGVLSNMVMVFGQMNEPPGSRFRIGHAALTMAEYFRDDEHRDVLLLIDNIFRFIQAGMEVSGLMGQMPSRMGYQPTMGTELSRLEERIANTHTGAITSIQAVYVPADDFTDPAAVHTFSHLSSSIVLSRKQAGEGLYPAIDPLQSNSKMVTPAIVGERHYRLAQEIRRTLEQYAELKDIIAMLGLEQLSAEDRNIVARARRLERFLTQPFFSTEQFSGLQGRLVSRQDALDGCERILQDEFQEYPESTLYMIGKIDEAKEKRQRL